Proteins from a genomic interval of Oscillatoria salina IIICB1:
- a CDS encoding aspartyl protease: protein MIQGEFDEIGQLFFEIELVAGNGEIFSINALLDTGSTEWLAIDKQDLEALEWEQIGTRQVVTARGITTFENYAAKVIIDGEEFIVPAVAGADFRETIIGVPWLRRKRLVVDFPTGELTLG, encoded by the coding sequence ATGATTCAAGGTGAGTTTGATGAAATTGGACAGCTATTTTTTGAGATTGAATTGGTAGCTGGTAATGGTGAAATTTTCTCAATAAATGCTTTGTTAGATACTGGTTCAACTGAATGGCTAGCAATCGACAAGCAAGATTTAGAGGCTCTAGAGTGGGAGCAAATTGGCACTAGACAAGTAGTAACAGCAAGAGGAATAACAACTTTTGAAAATTACGCCGCCAAAGTGATAATTGATGGGGAAGAATTCATTGTTCCAGCAGTTGCGGGAGCAGATTTTAGAGAAACAATCATCGGTGTACCTTGGTTGAGAAGAAAGCGATTAGTAGTAGATTTTCCTACAGGAGAGTTGACACTTGGGTAA